From one Paenibacillus sp. FSL K6-1330 genomic stretch:
- a CDS encoding phage terminase small subunit-related protein, which translates to MARERSPNRDKAKQMWLESGGTMKLKDIAAALSIGETQVRKWKSQDKWAADLNSNVTNESKGNVTKRGAPKGNKNAVGNRGGAPAGNKRAVGNKGGPGGPLKNKKAVTTGEFETIWMDALEEDEQDLVDQVDTDPIQQADETIKLLSIRERRMLQRIGKLMNGLTEKQRRVLNELKGIKDVMTVHDEKSGTTKTIPVTRTEMVESQVEETEYRAIDDILKIEDALTRVQAQKLKAAELKNRLIDDEKQIRTALLQIELNKQQGAAGATQSWTDALKEIAQRRRAKQAEALADE; encoded by the coding sequence ATGGCTAGAGAAAGAAGTCCTAATCGGGACAAGGCAAAGCAAATGTGGTTGGAGAGCGGTGGGACGATGAAGCTTAAGGACATCGCCGCCGCTCTTTCTATTGGGGAGACCCAGGTCCGAAAGTGGAAATCTCAAGATAAGTGGGCTGCAGATTTGAATAGTAACGTTACCAATGAATCAAAAGGTAACGTTACTAAACGAGGCGCCCCCAAAGGGAACAAAAACGCAGTCGGTAACCGCGGGGGAGCTCCTGCAGGTAACAAACGAGCTGTTGGCAATAAGGGCGGTCCCGGTGGGCCACTAAAAAACAAGAAAGCCGTTACCACGGGCGAGTTTGAAACGATTTGGATGGATGCACTGGAAGAGGATGAGCAGGACCTTGTTGATCAAGTCGACACCGATCCGATTCAACAGGCTGATGAAACTATTAAATTGCTGTCTATTCGAGAGCGCCGCATGCTTCAACGGATCGGTAAGCTGATGAATGGTTTGACCGAGAAGCAACGAAGGGTCCTGAACGAGCTTAAAGGGATCAAGGATGTAATGACCGTACATGATGAGAAATCAGGTACCACAAAGACAATCCCTGTTACCCGGACCGAGATGGTTGAATCTCAAGTTGAAGAGACGGAGTATCGAGCCATTGACGACATCCTGAAGATCGAAGATGCATTGACCCGAGTCCAGGCTCAAAAGCTCAAAGCGGCGGAATTGAAGAATCGCCTGATTGATGACGAGAAGCAGATTCGTACAGCTCTTCTGCAGATCGAATTGAACAAGCAACAAGGCGCTGCGGGTGCAACGCAAAGCTGGACCGACGCCCTAAAGGAAATTGCACAGCGTCGTAGAGCTAAGCAGGCGGAGGCGTTAGCAGATGAGTAA
- a CDS encoding DEAD/DEAH box helicase family protein gives MSKPYNVVTDLLDLYWDDPVAFAEDMMGFDPDNWQRDVMMDVAQFPRTSVRSGQGVGKTGLEAALVIWFLCCRPNPKVVCTAPTKQQLHDVLWAEVSKWLENSMVKNLLKWTKTKVYMVGHEQRWFATARTANKPENMQGFHEDYMLFVVDEASGVADPIMEAILGTLSGAENKLLMCGNPTRTSGVFYDSHNRDRSRFRSHKVDSRSSKRASKENIQMLIDKYGADSDVVRVRVYGEFPKAEADAFIPLELVELATGTVVEPIGDTLHLGVDVARFGDDETIIAPRIGMKVFDLKRYNKQDTMVTAGQVFSIGRDMLNTFPQLEFVEIKVDDSGVGGGVTDRLNEVIAEEGMYGWRVIPVNNGSKPTDDEVEHYENRGTEAWAVVRDVLQECFSKHMQGEPISVELPNDERLITQLTQRKYRMTSKGKLALERKEDMKKRGLDSPDRADAVVLSFVTDKALQYTNQRPAGW, from the coding sequence ATGAGTAAGCCGTATAACGTTGTCACTGATCTGCTCGATCTATATTGGGATGACCCGGTTGCTTTTGCTGAGGACATGATGGGCTTTGATCCGGACAATTGGCAACGTGATGTCATGATGGATGTGGCTCAATTCCCGAGGACCAGTGTCCGATCTGGTCAGGGTGTTGGGAAGACAGGTCTTGAGGCTGCATTGGTCATTTGGTTTCTGTGCTGCCGTCCTAATCCCAAAGTGGTATGTACGGCGCCAACCAAGCAGCAGCTGCATGACGTTCTTTGGGCAGAGGTATCCAAGTGGCTGGAGAACTCCATGGTCAAGAATCTCCTGAAGTGGACAAAGACCAAGGTCTATATGGTAGGCCATGAACAGCGGTGGTTTGCCACGGCCAGGACGGCCAACAAACCCGAGAACATGCAGGGTTTCCATGAGGATTACATGTTGTTTGTCGTCGATGAAGCTTCAGGCGTAGCGGACCCGATCATGGAAGCCATTCTGGGCACCTTGTCTGGCGCAGAAAACAAATTGTTGATGTGTGGAAACCCGACTCGTACGAGTGGGGTTTTTTATGATTCTCACAATCGGGACCGCAGCCGATTCCGTTCTCATAAGGTGGATAGCCGTAGCAGTAAGCGGGCCAGCAAAGAGAACATTCAGATGCTGATCGACAAGTACGGTGCTGATAGTGATGTTGTCCGTGTCCGCGTATATGGAGAATTCCCAAAAGCGGAAGCAGATGCATTTATCCCTCTGGAGCTTGTCGAGCTGGCTACAGGAACAGTTGTCGAACCGATCGGTGACACTCTTCATCTGGGCGTTGACGTCGCACGCTTTGGTGACGATGAAACGATTATCGCACCGAGAATCGGTATGAAAGTATTTGATCTCAAACGATACAACAAGCAGGACACTATGGTGACTGCGGGTCAGGTATTTAGTATTGGGAGGGACATGCTTAACACCTTTCCACAACTGGAGTTTGTCGAGATCAAAGTCGATGATAGCGGGGTTGGTGGCGGCGTCACAGACAGGCTGAATGAGGTAATCGCAGAGGAAGGAATGTATGGTTGGCGGGTAATCCCAGTTAACAACGGGAGTAAACCCACTGACGATGAAGTCGAGCATTATGAGAATCGCGGGACAGAAGCTTGGGCTGTTGTTCGGGATGTTCTGCAAGAATGTTTTTCAAAACATATGCAGGGTGAACCTATCAGTGTTGAGCTGCCGAACGATGAACGGCTAATCACTCAGCTAACGCAGCGCAAATACAGGATGACCAGCAAAGGGAAGCTTGCTCTCGAACGCAAAGAAGACATGAAAAAGCGCGGGCTTGATTCTCCTGACCGTGCGGATGCTGTCGTCCTGTCATTCGTAACCGATAAAGCACTCCAGTACACGAATCAACGGCCTGCAGGCTGGTAG
- a CDS encoding phage minor capsid protein: protein MADADKLIALYTQAGERLIQLIRSLELGSYTQRRKQRLLEQIDEILSELTDGSAQSMSELLAEAYKEGSREASSSMMTQGMVENQINTVLEPIIHQQAVQAIMDDTFFRILEATDNMSQDAKHRVEEVVRAATERILAEGVSRREATKEAVAKMTEQGITGIVAKNDARIPADKYMNGVVQYNLRKAHVTGAENTIVQNGLDLVYVNYVGITCEYCAKYQGRVYSISGNDSRYPKLEIRPPYHAHCVHSISAWIEEYQTPEEIEHMIVVSNRPFTDNRTEANIRRYNEIQLDKSRKNETRKQWMRYKAVLPNDTPNLRQFASLKARGTKKYTELQELYRKANAAIKAEA from the coding sequence ATGGCTGATGCTGATAAACTCATTGCTCTTTATACACAGGCTGGGGAACGGCTGATCCAACTGATCCGGTCCTTAGAGCTTGGTAGCTACACGCAGCGGAGGAAACAGCGGCTGCTGGAGCAGATCGATGAGATCCTTTCCGAATTGACAGACGGATCTGCTCAAAGTATGTCTGAACTGTTGGCCGAGGCATATAAAGAGGGTTCCCGCGAAGCATCGAGCAGTATGATGACTCAGGGGATGGTGGAGAATCAAATCAATACCGTACTGGAACCCATCATTCATCAGCAAGCTGTTCAAGCGATCATGGACGATACCTTTTTCCGAATCCTTGAGGCGACTGATAACATGTCTCAGGATGCGAAGCATCGGGTGGAGGAGGTTGTCCGGGCGGCGACAGAGCGGATATTGGCCGAAGGGGTCAGCCGACGAGAAGCGACCAAAGAAGCCGTTGCAAAGATGACTGAGCAAGGTATAACAGGAATTGTAGCCAAGAACGACGCACGGATCCCAGCGGATAAGTACATGAACGGCGTTGTCCAATACAATCTCCGGAAGGCACACGTCACTGGGGCTGAGAACACGATCGTTCAGAACGGTCTTGACCTGGTCTATGTGAACTACGTGGGGATAACCTGTGAATATTGTGCAAAATACCAGGGCCGCGTGTATAGCATCAGCGGCAATGATTCGCGGTACCCGAAACTGGAAATCCGCCCGCCATACCATGCCCATTGCGTCCATTCTATAAGTGCTTGGATTGAGGAATATCAAACTCCTGAGGAAATCGAGCACATGATAGTCGTATCAAACCGCCCATTCACGGATAATCGTACTGAGGCGAACATTCGACGGTACAACGAGATCCAACTGGACAAATCCCGAAAGAATGAGACACGCAAACAGTGGATGAGATACAAGGCTGTGCTGCCGAATGACACACCGAATTTACGGCAGTTCGCCAGTTTAAAAGCCCGGGGCACCAAAAAATACACCGAACTACAGGAATTATATCGTAAAGCAAATGCAGCGATTAAGGCGGAGGCTTAA
- a CDS encoding scaffolding protein, whose product MSKPWHDFKLLCEEAYPGIKQEDEKMYEYIARRFPLKLNLQLFAADDGASGGAGGEGGGGDGAGGSGGDGGSAGNGEKTFTQAELDQHVQQRVARAEKAAQKALAKQLGFDSVEAMQAAVKPTEKQDKEGKLDPAEVDRLVDEKIKAREKEQNDKTFKRLLNAEVKVMANELGFADWEDAAALADLSAVKENDKGELEGVKEALEALAKKKPHLLKAKQGSGRIGANVPNSQEQKQKKHEDIVNLAKSRGVIGGQTVNDPWARK is encoded by the coding sequence TTGTCCAAACCGTGGCATGACTTTAAACTGCTATGCGAGGAAGCCTACCCGGGCATAAAACAGGAGGATGAAAAGATGTACGAATATATCGCAAGACGTTTTCCTTTGAAATTGAACCTGCAGCTCTTTGCTGCTGACGATGGTGCCAGCGGAGGGGCAGGCGGCGAAGGTGGCGGCGGAGATGGAGCAGGGGGAAGCGGCGGTGATGGTGGTAGCGCCGGTAACGGCGAGAAGACGTTTACTCAAGCGGAACTCGATCAGCATGTACAGCAACGCGTTGCGCGTGCTGAGAAGGCTGCTCAGAAAGCTCTGGCTAAGCAACTGGGTTTTGACTCAGTGGAAGCCATGCAAGCCGCCGTTAAGCCGACGGAGAAGCAAGACAAAGAAGGGAAACTTGATCCTGCGGAAGTCGATCGTCTGGTCGATGAGAAAATCAAGGCGCGTGAAAAGGAGCAGAACGACAAGACCTTCAAACGTTTGCTAAATGCCGAGGTTAAGGTGATGGCGAATGAACTCGGGTTCGCCGATTGGGAGGACGCAGCTGCACTCGCAGACCTGTCCGCCGTAAAGGAGAACGACAAGGGTGAGCTGGAGGGCGTGAAAGAAGCACTCGAGGCATTAGCCAAGAAGAAACCGCATCTGTTGAAAGCCAAACAGGGCAGTGGCCGGATCGGTGCAAATGTACCGAACTCCCAAGAGCAAAAACAGAAGAAGCATGAAGATATCGTTAATCTTGCAAAAAGCCGCGGAGTGATCGGTGGACAAACTGTGAATGACCCGTGGGCAAGAAAATAA
- a CDS encoding head decoration protein produces the protein MRLQPRQRVIVQDEYEILASFEVVREVTNGITIDSAAVTADANGDKIIKKGMPMAKVTASGKFVPYDPAGTDGSQNPTVILKRTVNVKDGDHVVGGYEVGKFITERIPVTVDDTLREKMPHIVFA, from the coding sequence ATGAGATTGCAACCTAGACAACGTGTAATTGTTCAGGATGAATATGAAATCTTGGCATCGTTTGAAGTCGTCCGTGAGGTGACCAATGGTATCACCATTGATTCGGCAGCCGTTACCGCGGATGCCAATGGCGACAAAATCATCAAGAAAGGCATGCCGATGGCGAAGGTGACGGCATCGGGCAAATTTGTACCCTATGATCCGGCTGGAACCGATGGCAGCCAAAACCCGACCGTTATCCTGAAGCGCACGGTCAACGTCAAAGACGGTGACCATGTAGTCGGTGGCTATGAAGTTGGTAAGTTTATCACCGAGCGTATTCCGGTTACTGTCGACGACACGCTGCGCGAGAAAATGCCGCACATTGTTTTTGCCTAA
- a CDS encoding major capsid protein: MTKQYNLRLRLDLQTFADDPIDLTLEEALTGEDLLVYSRNLEVSNEYLYPLLFPPQETDELTVDVIKDSGSKLPVMAQIAELGTEVEYGSREGLTGSRVTIPKIQRGRYMDEKLVRMALQASQSYGLRDAERNKLRQEQLNDAQYAVDAIQARKEWIALTSVWSGSVNYVEGNVRVEVDYGYTPAQKPVLTGADKWDDFENSKPLDDIQEWIDAWADLGISLKRAMTSKKVITLLRRNLSIRQHYHGNPSGNARPPELTRAQLQSVFDELEFPALVAYDTQARTEDRKLTNGKLSFTTVRMMPQNRFVLLPDGPLGNYLWAKTTEEMMSEIESVQTGDMGIYVFRDVTKNPIRLRTAGVALSFPAFAWADSVVSATVY, from the coding sequence ATGACCAAACAGTACAACCTTCGTTTGAGACTGGATCTCCAAACCTTCGCGGATGATCCGATCGATTTAACACTGGAGGAAGCTCTGACTGGCGAGGATTTGTTGGTGTATTCCCGAAACCTCGAAGTATCTAATGAGTATCTTTATCCTCTGTTGTTCCCACCCCAGGAAACTGACGAATTGACGGTCGATGTCATTAAGGACAGCGGGTCGAAGTTGCCTGTCATGGCGCAAATCGCTGAGCTGGGTACCGAGGTTGAGTACGGCTCCCGTGAGGGGCTGACTGGGAGCCGAGTAACTATCCCGAAGATCCAACGAGGCCGTTACATGGACGAGAAGTTGGTCCGTATGGCTCTTCAAGCATCGCAAAGCTATGGCTTGCGAGACGCAGAACGTAATAAGCTGCGGCAAGAGCAACTGAATGACGCGCAGTACGCCGTGGATGCAATCCAAGCGCGGAAGGAATGGATCGCTTTGACCAGCGTCTGGAGCGGCAGTGTCAATTACGTCGAAGGTAACGTTCGCGTCGAAGTTGATTACGGTTATACTCCTGCTCAAAAGCCTGTACTCACGGGCGCAGACAAGTGGGATGATTTCGAAAATTCGAAACCTCTGGACGATATCCAAGAATGGATTGATGCATGGGCGGATTTGGGTATTTCCCTCAAACGGGCTATGACGAGCAAAAAGGTCATTACGCTGCTTCGACGTAACCTGTCGATTCGTCAACATTATCACGGCAATCCTAGTGGTAACGCACGGCCGCCTGAACTCACCCGAGCGCAACTGCAATCGGTGTTCGATGAGCTTGAGTTTCCGGCACTCGTCGCCTACGACACTCAGGCCCGAACGGAAGACCGTAAACTTACCAATGGAAAGCTTAGCTTCACAACCGTGCGGATGATGCCACAAAATCGTTTCGTGTTACTTCCTGACGGTCCGCTGGGTAATTACCTTTGGGCCAAGACGACGGAGGAAATGATGTCCGAAATTGAATCCGTTCAAACCGGTGACATGGGCATCTATGTATTCCGTGATGTCACCAAGAATCCAATCCGCCTGCGTACAGCGGGGGTGGCTTTGTCCTTCCCGGCATTCGCCTGGGCGGATAGTGTAGTATCCGCAACGGTATATTAA
- a CDS encoding minor capsid protein, whose product MLASDLIAYLTDAGFTVYPDPNFIPAELPESKLPCLFVFGTGGYAAHAYVPTERPTFQVIVKGKSYKAMPGNMAGAEALAKRLIKHLHRRTNYNAGTVHVFSSTANQSSPIPLGLDDKDRPMYSTNFVFYVKEEN is encoded by the coding sequence ATGCTTGCAAGCGACTTGATTGCATACCTGACGGATGCCGGATTCACCGTTTATCCGGATCCCAACTTCATCCCGGCTGAGCTGCCGGAATCGAAGCTTCCCTGCTTGTTTGTTTTCGGTACTGGCGGGTACGCAGCACATGCTTATGTGCCGACCGAGAGGCCCACATTTCAGGTGATCGTAAAAGGCAAATCATACAAGGCGATGCCGGGGAACATGGCGGGGGCCGAGGCTCTTGCCAAACGGCTGATCAAGCATTTGCATCGGCGGACCAATTACAATGCGGGTACCGTGCATGTTTTTTCAAGTACGGCCAACCAGTCCAGTCCTATACCTCTTGGGCTCGACGATAAGGATCGGCCTATGTATTCAACCAATTTTGTATTTTACGTTAAGGAGGAAAATTAA